The Streptomyces camelliae genome window below encodes:
- the rplU gene encoding 50S ribosomal protein L21: MYAIVRSGGRQHKVAVGDIVEVDKISTAKVGDTVELSTLLVVDGDSVTSDPWVLAGIKVQAEVVDHHKGQKIDILRYKNKTGYRRRQGHRQQYTAIKVTSIPTAAK, from the coding sequence GTGTACGCCATCGTGCGCAGCGGTGGTCGCCAGCACAAGGTTGCTGTCGGCGACATCGTTGAGGTTGACAAGATTTCCACTGCCAAGGTTGGCGACACGGTCGAGCTCTCGACCCTGCTCGTTGTCGACGGCGACTCCGTGACCAGCGACCCGTGGGTGCTGGCCGGCATCAAGGTCCAGGCCGAGGTCGTGGACCACCACAAGGGCCAGAAGATCGACATTCTGCGCTACAAGAACAAGACCGGCTACCGCCGTCGCCAGGGTCACCGTCAGCAGTACACGGCGATCAAGGTCACGTCCATCCCGACGGCCGCGAAGTAA
- the rpmA gene encoding 50S ribosomal protein L27, protein MAHKKGASSTRNGRDSNAQRLGVKRFGGQVVSAGEILVRQRGTHFHPGAGVGRGGDDTLFALQAGAVEFGTHRGRKVVNIVPVA, encoded by the coding sequence ATGGCACACAAGAAGGGCGCATCGTCCACCCGGAACGGTCGCGACTCCAACGCCCAGCGACTCGGCGTGAAGCGCTTCGGCGGTCAGGTCGTCAGCGCGGGTGAGATCCTGGTCCGCCAGCGCGGCACCCACTTCCACCCCGGCGCCGGTGTCGGCCGTGGCGGCGACGACACGCTGTTCGCCCTCCAGGCCGGTGCGGTGGAGTTCGGTACCCACCGTGGCCGCAAGGTCGTGAACATCGTTCCGGTCGCCTGA
- the obgE gene encoding GTPase ObgE: MTTFVDRVELHVAAGNGGHGCASVHREKFKPLGGPDGGNGGRGGDVILTVDQSVTTLLDYHYSPHRKATNGKPGEGGNRAGKDGQDLVLPVPDGTVVLDRAGNVLADLVGHGTSYIAAQGGRGGLGNAALASARRKAPGFALLGEPGDLQDVVLELKTVADVALVGYPSAGKSSLISVLSAAKPKIADYPFTTLVPNLGVVTAGSTVYTIADVPGLIPGASQGKGLGLEFLRHVERCSVLVHVLDTATLESDRDPVSDLDVIEEELRQYGGLGNRPRIVVLNKVDVPDGKDLAEMVRPDLEARGYRVFEVSAVAHIGLRELSFALGELVGAARAAKPKEEATRIVIRPKAVDDAGFTVTREEVDGEPVFRVRGEKPERWVRQTDFNNDEAVGYLADRLNRLGVEEQLMKSGARAGDGVAIGPEENAVVFDWEPTLTAGAEMLGRRGEDHRFEAPRPAAQRRKDKQAERDESLREYDDFDPFE; the protein is encoded by the coding sequence ATGACCACCTTCGTGGACCGCGTCGAACTGCACGTCGCCGCGGGTAACGGAGGTCACGGCTGTGCCTCCGTCCACCGTGAGAAGTTCAAGCCGCTCGGCGGCCCGGACGGCGGCAACGGCGGGCGCGGCGGTGATGTCATCCTCACCGTCGACCAGTCCGTGACCACGCTTCTCGACTACCACTACTCGCCGCACCGCAAGGCCACCAACGGCAAGCCCGGCGAGGGCGGCAACCGCGCCGGCAAGGACGGCCAGGACCTGGTCCTGCCGGTCCCGGACGGCACGGTCGTCCTCGACAGGGCGGGCAACGTGCTCGCCGACCTCGTCGGCCACGGCACGTCGTACATCGCCGCGCAGGGCGGCCGCGGAGGTCTCGGGAATGCCGCGCTGGCCTCCGCCCGCCGCAAGGCGCCCGGCTTCGCGCTGCTCGGCGAGCCCGGTGATCTGCAGGACGTCGTCCTGGAGCTGAAGACCGTCGCCGACGTGGCGCTCGTCGGCTACCCGAGCGCCGGCAAGTCCTCGCTGATCTCCGTGCTCAGCGCGGCCAAGCCGAAGATCGCCGACTACCCGTTCACGACCCTCGTGCCCAACCTCGGTGTCGTCACGGCCGGTTCGACCGTGTACACCATCGCCGACGTGCCCGGACTGATCCCCGGCGCCAGCCAGGGCAAGGGCCTCGGCCTGGAGTTCCTGCGGCATGTGGAGCGATGCAGTGTGCTGGTGCACGTGCTGGACACCGCGACCCTGGAGTCCGACCGCGACCCGGTCTCCGACCTCGACGTCATCGAGGAGGAGCTGCGCCAGTACGGCGGCCTCGGCAACCGGCCCCGGATCGTCGTCCTGAACAAGGTCGACGTGCCGGACGGCAAGGACCTCGCCGAGATGGTCCGCCCCGACCTGGAGGCGCGCGGCTACCGCGTCTTCGAGGTGTCGGCCGTCGCCCACATCGGGCTGCGCGAGCTGTCCTTCGCGCTCGGTGAGCTGGTCGGCGCGGCGCGTGCCGCTAAGCCGAAGGAGGAGGCGACGCGGATCGTCATCCGGCCCAAGGCCGTGGACGACGCGGGCTTCACAGTCACCCGCGAGGAGGTCGACGGCGAGCCTGTGTTCCGGGTGCGCGGCGAGAAGCCCGAACGCTGGGTCCGCCAGACCGACTTCAACAACGACGAGGCCGTCGGCTACCTCGCCGACCGGCTCAACCGCCTCGGCGTCGAGGAGCAGTTGATGAAGTCGGGCGCCCGGGCCGGCGACGGTGTCGCCATCGGCCCCGAGGAGAACGCGGTCGTCTTCGACTGGGAGCCGACCCTGACGGCCGGTGCCGAGATGCTCGGCCGACGCGGCGAGGACCACCGCTTCGAGGCGCCCCGGCCGGCCGCCCAGCGCCGCAAGGACAAGCAGGCCGAGCGGGACGAGTCGCTGCGCGAGTACGACGACTTCGACCCGTTCGAGTAG
- the proB gene encoding glutamate 5-kinase, producing MGEARRIVVKVGSSSLTTAAGGLDADRVDALVDVLAKIRSGGEREIVLVSSGAIAAGLAPLGLRRRPKDLARQQAAASVGQGLLVARYTASFARYGVRVGQVLLTSDDMSRRAHHRNASRTLDKLLAMGAFPIVNENDTVATDEIRFGDNDRLAALVAHLVHADLLVLLSDIDGVYDGDPSKPGTSRIAEVKGPEDLTGIEIGSAGKAGVGTGGMVTKVEAARIAAAAGIPVVLTSAVHAAEALSGGDTGTYFHPTGKRSGGRLLWLQHASAPQGALILDDGAVEAVVKGRKSLLPAGIAGVEGEFSAGDPVELRDAAGRAVARGLVSFDAKEIPRLIGRSTRELARELGAAYEREVVHRDDLVLLHS from the coding sequence GTGGGCGAGGCCCGCAGGATCGTCGTCAAGGTGGGCTCCTCCTCGCTGACCACTGCCGCCGGCGGCCTGGACGCCGACCGCGTCGACGCGCTGGTCGACGTGCTCGCCAAGATCCGCAGCGGCGGAGAGCGGGAGATCGTCCTCGTGTCGTCCGGTGCCATCGCCGCCGGGCTCGCGCCGCTCGGTCTGCGCCGCCGGCCCAAGGACCTCGCCCGCCAGCAGGCCGCCGCCAGCGTCGGCCAGGGCCTGCTCGTCGCCCGCTACACCGCCTCCTTCGCCCGCTACGGCGTCCGCGTCGGCCAGGTCCTGCTCACCAGCGACGACATGAGCCGCCGCGCCCATCACCGCAACGCCTCCCGCACCCTCGACAAGCTGCTCGCGATGGGCGCCTTCCCGATCGTCAACGAGAACGACACCGTCGCCACCGACGAGATCCGCTTCGGCGACAACGACCGCCTCGCCGCCCTCGTCGCCCACCTCGTCCACGCCGACCTGCTGGTTCTCTTGTCCGACATCGACGGCGTCTACGACGGCGACCCCAGCAAGCCCGGCACCTCACGGATAGCGGAAGTGAAGGGTCCGGAAGACCTCACGGGCATCGAGATCGGCAGCGCGGGCAAGGCCGGCGTCGGCACCGGCGGCATGGTCACCAAGGTCGAGGCCGCCCGGATCGCGGCCGCCGCCGGCATCCCCGTCGTCCTCACCTCCGCCGTGCACGCGGCGGAGGCGCTGAGCGGCGGCGACACCGGCACCTACTTCCACCCCACCGGCAAGCGCTCCGGCGGCCGGCTGCTGTGGCTCCAGCACGCCTCCGCCCCGCAGGGCGCGCTGATCCTGGACGACGGGGCCGTCGAGGCCGTGGTCAAGGGCCGCAAGTCGCTGCTGCCCGCCGGGATCGCCGGCGTGGAGGGCGAGTTCAGCGCGGGCGACCCCGTCGAGCTGCGGGACGCGGCCGGCCGCGCGGTGGCCCGGGGCCTCGTCAGCTTCGACGCCAAGGAGATCCCCCGGCTGATCGGGCGTTCGACCCGGGAGCTGGCCCGCGAGCTCGGCGCGGCGTACGAACGCGAGGTCGTACACAGGGACGACCTGGTGCTCCTGCACTCGTAA
- a CDS encoding Rne/Rng family ribonuclease, translated as MLEPTEPVVGSELNTPSDTLPPRRRRRAASRPAGPPAAAEAPAEVTLPAIPAEEDAEADETLVAETGEEAVEGAEVTETAEVAAQAPAAEPAPAAGRPRRRATRRASAPAGAPAAVETAVPAVETAAPAVETAVPAAPAVAETEQPAAAAEGGEVVVGEEAAPRRVRRRATRTVSAPAATATEEASPAVAAEGTAEAEPVAEAEAAPAARPRRRVARRASAPAGAPTAAEAAEPVVQATAVSGTAEEQPVVETPAAEEAAPAARTRRRATRRASAPAGAPQTVESAPAEAPAAAEAPAAEAPAAEAAAAAEVSGAAEEAAPRRTRRRAVRRVSAPVESAAAEAPVAAEPVAAQAHTPEVPVTTHTTEPATAAQEPRTETTAAPAEEAAPRRARRRVVRAASGFSEPPRAAQAEEPEAVEAEAPRRPARPAVAVFQAPVFTEPRFQTPQRAAAEAAAEAAGAEETEEYAEERAETGSRRRRRRRGGAEEPQAVETAAVEEETEEAEEAAESVEDLAEGEEADETEGAEGFEESGSRRRRRRGGRRRRRGEAAEGEGIEGEADELAAEQAAQDAEDTAEQEEEDAEEAGGDEAVGSSSSSRRRRRRRRRAGDTALDTEPGEGDPERTVVKVREPRKPSEPSDEVQSIKGSTRLEAKKQRRREGREQGRRRVPIITEAEFLARREAVERVMVVRQYGERTQIGVLEDGVLVEHYVNKEQSTSYVGNVYLGKVQNVLPSMEAAFIDIGKGRNAVLYAGEVNFEALGMANGPRRIESALKSGQSVLVQVTKDPIGHKGARLTSQVSLPGRYLVYVPEGSMTGISRKLPDTERARLKTILKKIVPEDAGVIVRTAAEGASEEELRRDVERLQAQWEDIQKKAKNGNAPTLLYGEPDMTVRVVRDIFNEDFSKVIVSGDDAWQTIHGYVSHVAPDLADRLSRWTSEVDVFATYRIDEQLAKALDRKVWLPSGGSLVIDKTEAMVVIDVNTGKFTGQGGNLEETVTRNNLEAAEEIVRQLRLRDLGGIVVIDFIDMVLESNRDLVLRRLLECLGRDRTKHQVAEVTSLGLVQMTRKRVGQGLLESFSETCVHCNGRGVIVHMEQPSAAVGGGGKRKKRGKAGDVHEHAAEHVHEAAVVAVETGEAVEPEVETVAEVAAAAAVPVALPAPDFAPDEELYSSVAEAEAAATRGRTRRRASRRASAPAGAPKAERAPRAERTARAERAEKTEAVAEPVAEAPAEETTVAPVAPEVTAVETVAEVPVAEPSAVEAQAVLAASAETEAVEEAAPKGRTRRRATRKASAPAGSPAGAEAAVVTVSEAAPVAEAPVAQPEPEAAVPAPVEEAPAEAAAPARPRRRAVRKATAPTASEETAVVVVPSAPAEETAEAPAAEAPAEAPAEEAAPAKKAARKTAKKAAVKKAAVKKTAAKKTAAKKTTAAKKTTAKKAAKTVKTAAAKATAKKTTTVSATVADEG; from the coding sequence ATGCTCGAACCGACCGAACCCGTAGTGGGTTCCGAACTGAACACTCCCAGCGACACCCTGCCGCCGCGCAGGCGTCGCCGTGCCGCCTCCCGCCCGGCGGGCCCGCCCGCTGCGGCCGAGGCACCCGCCGAGGTGACCCTTCCGGCCATACCGGCGGAAGAGGACGCCGAGGCCGACGAGACCCTTGTCGCCGAGACCGGCGAAGAGGCCGTCGAGGGCGCGGAGGTCACCGAGACCGCTGAGGTCGCTGCTCAGGCGCCTGCCGCCGAGCCGGCTCCGGCCGCCGGCCGTCCGCGCCGCCGCGCCACGCGTCGGGCGTCCGCCCCGGCGGGAGCGCCTGCTGCCGTCGAGACCGCCGTTCCCGCTGTCGAGACCGCCGCACCGGCTGTCGAGACCGCCGTTCCGGCCGCGCCCGCCGTCGCCGAGACCGAGCAGCCCGCCGCCGCGGCCGAGGGCGGCGAGGTCGTCGTCGGCGAGGAGGCCGCGCCGCGCCGCGTCCGCCGCCGGGCCACCCGCACCGTTTCCGCGCCGGCTGCCACCGCCACCGAAGAGGCTTCCCCGGCCGTAGCGGCCGAGGGGACCGCTGAAGCCGAGCCCGTCGCCGAAGCCGAAGCCGCGCCCGCGGCTCGTCCGCGTCGCCGTGTCGCGCGTCGCGCGTCCGCGCCCGCCGGTGCTCCCACGGCCGCCGAGGCCGCCGAGCCCGTGGTCCAGGCCACCGCCGTGTCCGGTACGGCCGAGGAGCAGCCCGTCGTCGAGACGCCCGCTGCCGAAGAAGCCGCTCCCGCCGCGCGTACGCGCCGTCGTGCGACCCGCCGCGCATCCGCGCCCGCCGGTGCGCCCCAGACTGTCGAGTCCGCTCCCGCGGAGGCTCCTGCCGCCGCCGAAGCCCCCGCGGCTGAAGCCCCCGCGGCCGAGGCCGCCGCTGCCGCCGAGGTGAGCGGTGCCGCCGAGGAGGCCGCTCCGCGTCGTACTCGCCGCCGGGCCGTCCGCCGGGTGTCCGCGCCCGTCGAGTCCGCCGCAGCGGAAGCCCCGGTCGCCGCCGAACCGGTCGCCGCCCAGGCGCACACCCCGGAGGTTCCCGTCACCACGCACACCACCGAGCCCGCCACCGCTGCCCAGGAGCCGCGGACCGAGACCACTGCGGCCCCCGCCGAGGAGGCCGCTCCGCGTCGTGCCCGGCGCCGGGTGGTGCGTGCCGCGTCCGGGTTCTCCGAGCCCCCGCGGGCCGCTCAGGCCGAAGAGCCCGAGGCCGTTGAGGCCGAGGCGCCGCGCCGGCCCGCCCGGCCCGCCGTCGCCGTCTTCCAGGCGCCGGTGTTCACCGAGCCGAGGTTCCAGACCCCGCAGCGCGCCGCCGCCGAGGCTGCTGCCGAGGCCGCCGGGGCGGAGGAGACGGAGGAGTACGCGGAGGAGCGTGCCGAGACCGGCTCGCGCCGCCGTCGGCGCCGCCGGGGCGGTGCCGAGGAGCCGCAGGCCGTCGAGACCGCCGCCGTGGAGGAGGAGACGGAGGAAGCCGAGGAGGCCGCCGAGTCCGTCGAGGACCTCGCCGAGGGCGAGGAGGCCGACGAGACCGAGGGCGCCGAGGGCTTCGAGGAGTCCGGCTCCCGTCGCCGGCGCCGCAGGGGCGGCCGGCGCCGCCGTCGCGGTGAGGCCGCCGAGGGCGAAGGCATCGAGGGCGAGGCCGACGAACTGGCCGCCGAACAGGCCGCGCAGGACGCCGAGGACACCGCCGAGCAGGAGGAAGAGGACGCCGAGGAGGCGGGTGGCGACGAGGCCGTCGGCTCCAGCTCCAGCAGCCGCCGGCGCCGTCGCCGCCGTCGTCGCGCCGGTGACACCGCCCTCGACACCGAGCCCGGCGAGGGCGATCCGGAGCGTACGGTCGTCAAGGTCCGCGAGCCGCGCAAGCCCAGCGAGCCGTCCGACGAGGTGCAGTCCATCAAGGGCTCGACGCGTCTGGAGGCCAAGAAGCAGCGCCGTCGCGAAGGCCGCGAGCAGGGCCGCCGACGTGTGCCGATCATCACCGAGGCCGAGTTCCTGGCCCGCCGTGAGGCCGTCGAGCGCGTGATGGTCGTGCGCCAGTACGGCGAGCGCACGCAGATCGGCGTCCTGGAGGACGGGGTGCTCGTCGAGCACTACGTCAACAAGGAGCAGTCGACCTCGTACGTCGGCAACGTCTACCTGGGCAAGGTCCAGAACGTGCTGCCGTCGATGGAGGCCGCCTTCATCGACATCGGCAAGGGCCGCAACGCCGTGCTCTACGCCGGTGAGGTCAACTTCGAGGCGCTGGGCATGGCCAATGGGCCGCGGCGCATCGAGTCCGCCCTCAAGTCCGGGCAGTCCGTGCTCGTCCAGGTGACCAAGGACCCGATCGGGCACAAGGGCGCGCGGCTGACCAGCCAGGTCTCCCTCCCGGGCCGCTACCTCGTGTACGTCCCCGAGGGCTCCATGACCGGCATCAGCCGCAAGCTGCCCGACACCGAGCGGGCCCGGCTGAAGACCATCCTCAAGAAGATCGTCCCCGAGGACGCGGGCGTCATCGTGCGCACCGCCGCCGAGGGCGCGAGCGAGGAGGAGCTGCGCCGGGACGTCGAGCGGCTGCAGGCGCAGTGGGAGGACATCCAGAAGAAGGCCAAGAACGGCAACGCGCCGACGCTGCTGTACGGCGAGCCGGACATGACCGTCCGGGTCGTGCGTGACATCTTCAACGAGGACTTCTCCAAGGTCATCGTCAGCGGTGACGACGCCTGGCAGACCATCCACGGGTACGTCTCGCACGTCGCGCCGGACCTCGCCGACCGGCTGTCGAGGTGGACCTCCGAGGTCGACGTCTTCGCCACGTACCGGATCGACGAGCAGCTCGCCAAGGCGCTGGACCGCAAGGTCTGGCTGCCGAGCGGTGGTTCGCTGGTGATCGACAAGACCGAGGCCATGGTCGTGATCGACGTCAACACCGGCAAGTTCACCGGTCAGGGCGGCAACCTCGAAGAGACCGTGACCAGGAACAACCTGGAGGCGGCCGAGGAGATCGTGCGTCAGCTGCGGCTGCGCGACCTGGGCGGCATCGTCGTCATCGACTTCATCGACATGGTCCTGGAGTCCAACCGCGACCTGGTGCTGCGGCGCCTGCTGGAGTGCCTGGGCCGGGACCGTACGAAGCATCAGGTGGCCGAGGTCACCTCGCTGGGCCTGGTCCAGATGACCCGCAAGCGGGTGGGCCAGGGTCTGCTGGAGTCCTTCTCCGAGACCTGTGTCCACTGCAACGGCCGCGGTGTCATCGTGCACATGGAGCAGCCGAGCGCCGCCGTCGGCGGTGGCGGCAAGCGCAAGAAGCGTGGCAAGGCCGGTGACGTGCACGAGCACGCCGCCGAGCATGTGCACGAGGCCGCCGTCGTGGCCGTGGAGACCGGTGAGGCCGTCGAGCCCGAGGTGGAGACCGTTGCCGAGGTGGCCGCGGCGGCCGCCGTGCCGGTCGCGCTGCCCGCGCCCGACTTCGCCCCCGACGAGGAGCTGTACAGCAGCGTCGCCGAGGCGGAGGCGGCGGCCACCCGTGGCCGTACGCGGCGCCGGGCGAGCCGCCGGGCGTCGGCTCCGGCGGGCGCGCCGAAGGCGGAGCGGGCTCCCCGGGCCGAGAGGACCGCGCGGGCCGAGCGGGCTGAGAAGACCGAGGCTGTCGCCGAGCCGGTTGCCGAGGCGCCGGCGGAGGAGACCACCGTGGCGCCGGTCGCCCCGGAGGTCACGGCCGTGGAGACGGTCGCCGAGGTGCCCGTCGCCGAGCCGTCGGCCGTCGAGGCCCAGGCCGTCCTGGCGGCGTCGGCCGAGACCGAGGCCGTCGAGGAGGCCGCGCCCAAGGGCCGTACGCGCCGTCGTGCGACCCGCAAGGCGTCGGCGCCGGCCGGCTCCCCGGCGGGGGCCGAGGCGGCCGTGGTGACGGTGTCCGAGGCCGCGCCCGTGGCCGAGGCGCCGGTGGCCCAGCCCGAGCCGGAGGCCGCGGTGCCGGCGCCGGTCGAGGAGGCGCCCGCCGAGGCCGCCGCCCCGGCCCGCCCGCGCCGGCGCGCCGTGCGCAAGGCCACCGCGCCGACCGCGTCCGAGGAGACGGCCGTCGTGGTCGTCCCGTCGGCCCCGGCGGAGGAGACGGCCGAGGCGCCCGCGGCCGAAGCGCCGGCCGAGGCTCCGGCCGAGGAGGCCGCTCCGGCCAAGAAGGCGGCCCGCAAGACCGCCAAGAAGGCCGCGGTGAAGAAGGCCGCCGTCAAGAAGACCGCGGCCAAGAAGACGGCCGCGAAGAAGACGACGGCCGCGAAGAAGACGACGGCCAAGAAGGCGGCCAAGACCGTCAAGACGGCCGCCGCGAAGGCGACGGCGAAGAAGACCACCACGGTCTCCGCCACCGTCGCCGACGAGGGCTGA
- the nadD gene encoding nicotinate-nucleotide adenylyltransferase, whose protein sequence is MGEQDMPTGPAYDGRESADDRAQHARYRPFGGPVHTGKRRLGVMGGTFDPIHHGHLVAASEVAAQFQLDEVVFVPTGQPWQKSHRKVSPAEDRYLMTVIATAENPQFSVSRIDIDRGGPTYTVDTLRDLRALNPDTDLFFITGADALAQLLTWRDSEELFSLAHFIGVTRPGHHLTDPGLPEGGVSLVEVPALAISSTDCRARVAKGDPIWYMVPDGVVRYIDKRELYRGE, encoded by the coding sequence ATGGGAGAGCAGGACATGCCTACCGGTCCGGCGTACGACGGCCGCGAGAGTGCCGACGACAGGGCGCAGCATGCGCGGTACCGGCCGTTCGGCGGCCCCGTGCACACGGGCAAGCGACGCCTGGGCGTCATGGGCGGAACGTTTGACCCGATCCACCACGGGCACCTCGTGGCGGCCAGTGAGGTCGCCGCGCAGTTCCAGCTGGACGAGGTGGTGTTCGTGCCCACCGGCCAGCCGTGGCAGAAGTCCCACCGCAAGGTCTCCCCGGCCGAGGACCGCTATCTGATGACGGTCATCGCGACCGCCGAGAACCCCCAGTTCTCCGTCAGCCGCATCGACATCGACCGCGGCGGCCCTACCTACACCGTGGACACCCTGCGCGACCTCAGGGCCCTCAACCCCGACACCGACCTGTTCTTCATCACCGGCGCCGACGCCCTCGCCCAGCTGCTGACCTGGCGCGACAGCGAGGAGCTGTTCTCCCTGGCGCACTTCATCGGCGTCACCCGCCCCGGCCACCACCTGACCGACCCCGGCCTGCCGGAGGGCGGCGTCTCCCTCGTGGAGGTGCCGGCGCTCGCCATCTCCTCCACGGACTGCCGCGCGAGAGTCGCCAAGGGAGACCCCATCTGGTACATGGTGCCGGACGGAGTCGTGCGCTACATCGACAAGCGCGAGCTGTACCGCGGCGAGTGA
- a CDS encoding glutamate-5-semialdehyde dehydrogenase: protein MTTLSPYDSMSPVTQAAYRAKAAAADLAPLPRAVKDDALLAIADALEVRTSEIVEANAKDVAKARENGTSESVVDRLTLTPERVRAIASDVRDVAKLPDPVGEVVRGSTLPNGIDLRQVRVPLGVVGIIYEARPNVTVDAAALCLKSGNAVLLRGSASAYESNTALVRVIRDAVGGAGLPADAVQLVPGESRDSVRELMRARGLVDVLIPRGGASLIQTVVSESTVPVIETGTGNCHVYVDAHADIDMAIDILINSKAQRVSVCNAAETLLVHQDIAAEFLPRALDALAEAGVTVHADERVMVYGKDSKATLVEAVAEDWETEYLSYDIAAAVVDSLDRAVEHIRLWTSGHTEAIVTTSQQAARRFTQLVDSTTVAVNASTRFTDGGQFGFGAEIGISTQKLHARGPMGLPELTSTKYIVTGDGHVRP from the coding sequence ATGACCACGCTCTCGCCGTACGACTCGATGTCCCCGGTCACCCAGGCCGCCTACCGTGCCAAGGCCGCCGCCGCCGACCTCGCGCCGCTGCCGCGCGCCGTGAAGGACGACGCGCTGCTCGCCATCGCCGACGCCCTGGAGGTCCGGACGAGCGAGATCGTCGAGGCCAACGCCAAGGACGTGGCCAAGGCCCGCGAGAACGGCACCAGCGAGTCCGTCGTCGACCGGCTCACCCTCACCCCCGAGAGGGTCCGCGCCATCGCCTCCGACGTCCGGGACGTCGCGAAGCTGCCCGACCCGGTCGGCGAGGTCGTCCGCGGCTCCACCCTCCCCAACGGCATCGACCTGCGCCAGGTCCGCGTCCCGCTCGGCGTCGTCGGCATCATCTACGAGGCCCGGCCGAACGTCACCGTCGACGCCGCCGCCCTCTGCCTGAAGTCCGGCAACGCCGTCCTGCTGCGCGGCTCCGCCTCCGCGTACGAGTCCAACACCGCCCTCGTCCGGGTCATCCGTGACGCCGTCGGCGGCGCCGGGCTGCCCGCCGACGCCGTACAGCTCGTGCCCGGCGAGAGCCGTGACTCCGTGCGCGAGCTGATGCGGGCCCGCGGCCTGGTCGACGTCCTCATCCCGCGCGGCGGCGCCTCCCTGATCCAGACCGTGGTCAGCGAGTCCACCGTCCCCGTGATCGAGACCGGCACCGGCAACTGCCACGTCTACGTCGACGCCCACGCCGACATCGACATGGCCATCGACATCCTGATCAACTCCAAGGCCCAGCGGGTCAGCGTCTGCAACGCCGCCGAGACCCTCCTGGTGCACCAGGACATCGCCGCCGAGTTCCTGCCGCGCGCCCTGGACGCCCTCGCCGAGGCCGGCGTCACCGTGCACGCCGACGAGCGGGTCATGGTCTACGGCAAGGACTCCAAGGCGACGCTCGTGGAGGCCGTGGCCGAGGACTGGGAGACCGAGTACCTCTCCTACGACATCGCCGCGGCGGTGGTGGACTCGCTGGACAGGGCCGTCGAGCACATCCGGCTGTGGACCTCCGGCCACACCGAGGCGATCGTCACCACCTCCCAGCAGGCCGCCCGCCGCTTCACCCAGCTGGTCGACTCCACCACCGTCGCCGTGAACGCCTCCACCCGGTTCACCGACGGCGGTCAGTTCGGCTTCGGCGCCGAGATCGGCATCTCCACCCAGAAGCTGCACGCCCGCGGCCCGATGGGCCTGCCGGAGCTGACCAGCACGAAGTACATCGTCACCGGCGACGGGCACGTACGTCCCTGA
- a CDS encoding M48 family metallopeptidase, with product MSDDGRQDTGHERVPSRQRKRFPGISSRTYEHPADRSALVALRKLSGFDTVFKALSGLLPERSLRLLFLSDSVRVSERQFQHLHDMLLDACYILDLEKVPPMYVNQDPQPNAMCIGLDEPIIVVTTGLVELLDEEEMRAVVGHEVGHALSGHSVYRTILLFLTNLALKVAWIPLGNVAIMAIITALREWFRKSELSADRAGLLVGQDVQASMRGLMKIAGGNHLHEMNVDAFLEQAEEYDAAGDLRDSVLKILNVLPRSHPFAAVRAAELKKWSESRDFQRIMDGHYTRRDEDKDASVSDSFRESAAAYASDVKGSKDPLMKLVSDLAGGAGEFGGRVRRGFDGFRSPPPAQEGPQDTE from the coding sequence ATGTCCGACGACGGCCGGCAGGACACGGGGCACGAGCGCGTGCCGAGCAGGCAGCGCAAACGTTTCCCGGGGATCTCCTCGCGCACCTATGAGCATCCGGCGGACCGCTCGGCCCTGGTCGCGCTGCGCAAGCTGAGCGGTTTCGACACGGTCTTCAAGGCGCTCAGCGGGCTGCTGCCGGAGCGGAGCCTGAGACTGCTGTTCCTGTCCGACTCGGTGCGCGTCTCCGAGCGGCAGTTCCAGCATCTGCACGACATGCTGCTGGACGCCTGTTACATCCTGGACCTGGAGAAGGTCCCGCCGATGTACGTCAACCAGGACCCGCAGCCGAACGCGATGTGCATCGGCCTGGACGAGCCGATCATCGTGGTGACCACGGGGCTCGTGGAGCTTCTCGACGAGGAGGAGATGCGCGCGGTCGTCGGCCACGAGGTGGGTCACGCGCTGTCCGGCCACTCGGTGTACCGCACGATCCTGCTGTTCCTGACCAACCTCGCGCTGAAGGTCGCCTGGATCCCGCTGGGCAACGTGGCGATCATGGCGATCATCACGGCCCTCCGGGAGTGGTTCCGCAAGTCGGAGCTGTCCGCGGACCGCGCGGGTCTGCTGGTGGGGCAGGACGTACAGGCCTCGATGCGCGGCCTGATGAAGATCGCGGGTGGCAACCATCTGCACGAGATGAACGTGGACGCCTTCCTGGAGCAGGCCGAGGAGTACGACGCCGCGGGCGATCTGCGCGACTCGGTGCTGAAGATCCTGAACGTGCTGCCCCGCTCGCACCCGTTCGCCGCCGTGCGGGCGGCCGAGCTGAAGAAGTGGTCCGAGTCCCGGGACTTCCAGCGGATCATGGACGGTCACTACACGCGCCGCGACGAGGACAAGGACGCCTCGGTCAGCGACTCCTTCCGCGAGTCGGCGGCCGCGTACGCCAGCGATGTGAAGGGCTCCAAGGACCCGCTGATGAAGCTGGTCTCGGACCTCGCGGGCGGCGCGGGCGAGTTCGGCGGCCGGGTACGGCGCGGCTTCGACGGCTTCCGCAGCCCGCCGCCGGCGCAGGAGGGGCCGCAGGACACGGAGTGA